A stretch of the Sulfurimonas sp. HSL-1656 genome encodes the following:
- the cysN gene encoding sulfate adenylyltransferase subunit CysN, producing MEAQERLIASDIERYLHEHENKELLRFITCGSVDDGKSTLIGRLLHDTKMIFEDQLAAITKESRKSGTTGERVDLALLVDGLQSEREQGITIDVAYRYFATDKRKFIIADTPGHEQYTRNMATGASTADLAIILIDARYGIQTQTRRHSFIVRLLGITRVIVAVNKMDLVDCSEGRFEAIRQEYMAFAAGLDIAEVSVIPLSALEGDNVVERSARMPWYEGATLLELLETAELDTQADGAPFRFPVQYVNRPSSDFRGFAGTVASGAIRKGDTVRVVPSGKRSRVRSIVTFEGELAVAEADNAVTLTLEDEIDISRGDILVGGDAEIALAGKLIAELVWMDETPLEIGRTYTLKRAATTVAARVEAIDHQYDVNTLTEHEASALGLNGIARVRLALGAPIAFDPYEANRYTGSFILIDRVSNNTSAAGMIVAAAEEQVLPETAAASFEAELNALIRRHFPHWEAKAIA from the coding sequence ATGGAAGCACAAGAGAGACTGATAGCCTCGGACATCGAGCGCTACCTGCATGAACACGAAAACAAGGAGCTGCTCCGGTTCATCACCTGCGGCAGCGTGGATGACGGGAAAAGCACCCTCATCGGCCGGTTGCTGCACGATACGAAGATGATCTTCGAAGACCAGCTCGCGGCGATCACGAAGGAGAGCCGCAAGTCCGGAACGACGGGCGAGCGGGTCGACCTGGCCCTGCTCGTCGACGGTCTGCAGAGCGAACGCGAGCAGGGGATTACCATCGACGTCGCGTACCGCTATTTTGCCACCGACAAGCGCAAGTTCATCATTGCGGACACCCCGGGGCACGAGCAGTACACGCGGAACATGGCGACGGGCGCGTCGACCGCCGACCTGGCGATTATCCTGATCGACGCCCGTTACGGCATCCAGACGCAGACGCGGCGCCATTCATTCATTGTACGGCTGCTGGGGATCACCCGGGTGATCGTCGCAGTGAACAAGATGGACCTCGTCGATTGCTCCGAGGGGCGCTTCGAAGCGATCCGGCAGGAGTATATGGCGTTCGCGGCGGGCCTGGACATCGCCGAGGTGTCGGTGATCCCGCTCTCGGCGCTGGAGGGGGACAACGTCGTGGAGCGTTCGGCACGCATGCCGTGGTACGAGGGCGCGACGCTGCTCGAACTGCTCGAAACGGCCGAACTGGACACGCAGGCCGACGGGGCGCCTTTCCGTTTTCCGGTGCAGTACGTCAACCGGCCCTCCTCCGACTTCCGCGGCTTTGCCGGGACCGTAGCCTCCGGTGCGATCCGCAAAGGCGACACCGTCAGGGTGGTGCCGTCGGGCAAACGGTCGCGGGTACGTTCGATCGTCACCTTTGAGGGCGAACTGGCGGTCGCAGAGGCGGACAACGCCGTGACGCTGACCCTTGAAGACGAGATCGATATCAGCCGCGGCGACATCCTCGTCGGCGGCGACGCCGAGATCGCGCTTGCCGGGAAGCTCATTGCGGAGCTGGTCTGGATGGACGAGACGCCGCTCGAGATCGGTAGGACCTACACGCTCAAGCGCGCGGCGACAACGGTGGCGGCACGGGTGGAGGCGATCGACCACCAGTACGATGTCAATACCCTCACGGAGCATGAAGCGTCCGCCCTCGGGCTCAACGGGATCGCCCGGGTGCGGCTTGCCCTGGGGGCCCCGATCGCGTTCGATCCGTACGAAGCGAACCGCTATACGGGCAGCTTCATTTTGATCGACCGCGTCAGTAACAACACGTCGGCCGCCGGCATGATCGTCGCGGCGGCGGAGGAGCAGGTGCTGCCGGAAACGGCGGCCGCATCGTTCGAGGCGGAACTCAACGCCCTGATACGCAGACACTTCCCGCACTGGGAAGCCAAAGCGATTGCATAG
- the cysD gene encoding sulfate adenylyltransferase subunit CysD, which translates to MIDRQRRTHLRKLEAEAIHIMREVAAEFDNPAMLYSIGKDSSVMLHLALKAFYPAKLPFPLLHVDTTWKFREMIAFRDSRIDALGLELLVHVNEEGVARGIGPFTHGSAVHTDVMKTEGLKQALEKYGFDAVFGGARRDEEKSRAKERIYSFRDANHRWDPKNQRPELWNVYNGSIRRGESIRVFPLSNWTELDIWQYIYLEQIPIVPLYFAKERPVVERDGVKIMVDDDRMPLQEGEEPRLESVRFRTLGCYPLTGAVASTATTLPEIIQEMLLAKTSERQGRVIDSDQAGSMEKKKMEGYF; encoded by the coding sequence ATGATTGACAGACAACGTCGCACCCATCTGAGGAAACTGGAGGCGGAGGCGATCCACATCATGCGCGAAGTCGCGGCCGAGTTCGACAACCCGGCCATGCTCTACAGCATCGGGAAGGACTCTTCGGTGATGCTGCACCTGGCGCTCAAGGCGTTCTACCCGGCCAAGCTGCCTTTCCCGCTGCTGCATGTGGATACGACCTGGAAGTTCAGGGAGATGATCGCGTTCCGCGACAGCCGGATCGACGCGCTGGGGCTGGAGCTGCTGGTCCACGTCAACGAAGAGGGCGTTGCCCGCGGCATCGGTCCCTTTACCCACGGCAGCGCGGTACATACGGACGTGATGAAGACCGAGGGGCTGAAGCAGGCGCTTGAGAAGTACGGGTTTGATGCCGTCTTCGGCGGCGCACGCCGCGACGAGGAGAAGAGCCGCGCGAAGGAGCGGATCTACTCCTTCCGCGATGCGAACCACCGCTGGGACCCGAAAAACCAGCGTCCCGAGCTGTGGAACGTCTACAACGGCAGTATCCGCAGGGGCGAGAGCATCCGGGTCTTCCCGCTGTCGAACTGGACGGAGCTGGATATCTGGCAGTACATCTACCTTGAACAGATCCCGATCGTCCCGCTCTATTTTGCGAAGGAGCGCCCCGTCGTGGAGCGCGACGGCGTGAAAATCATGGTCGACGACGACCGGATGCCGCTGCAGGAGGGGGAAGAACCCCGCCTCGAGAGCGTGCGATTCCGGACGCTCGGCTGCTACCCGCTGACCGGCGCGGTCGCTTCGACGGCGACGACGCTGCCGGAGATCATTCAGGAGATGCTGCTGGCGAAGACCAGCGAACGCCAGGGGCGGGTGATCGACAGCGATCAGGCCGGTTCCATGGAGAAGAAGAAAATGGAAGGATATTTCTAA
- a CDS encoding phosphoadenylyl-sulfate reductase — MQKHIETLNRRLAGSSADEVLAYFAQQYGGRIALASSFGAEDQVLTHLLQPHREQIGVFTIDTGRLPYETYDVMDRTNQKYGVNIDVYFPDPSDVEALYKAQGINGFYDSVDNRKRCCHARKIAPLRRALRGMEVWITGLRREQSPTRESMRLVEHDEANGLLKLNPLIEWSEAEVWAHIHANGVPYNRLHDHGYPSIGCAPCTRAVVPGDDIRSGRWWWESPEHKECGLHRKE, encoded by the coding sequence ATGCAAAAGCACATTGAAACATTGAACCGCCGTCTGGCGGGAAGCAGCGCCGATGAGGTGCTGGCGTATTTCGCGCAGCAGTACGGCGGACGGATCGCGCTGGCCTCGAGTTTCGGGGCGGAGGACCAGGTCCTGACGCATCTGCTGCAGCCGCACCGGGAGCAGATCGGGGTTTTTACGATCGACACGGGCCGGCTGCCGTATGAGACCTACGACGTCATGGACAGAACGAACCAAAAGTACGGGGTGAACATCGACGTCTATTTCCCCGACCCTTCCGATGTGGAGGCGCTCTACAAAGCGCAGGGAATCAACGGCTTTTACGACAGCGTCGACAACCGTAAACGCTGCTGCCATGCCCGGAAGATCGCGCCGCTGAGACGCGCGCTTCGGGGTATGGAGGTCTGGATCACGGGGCTGCGGCGGGAGCAGTCCCCGACCCGCGAATCGATGCGCCTGGTCGAACACGACGAGGCCAACGGCCTGCTGAAACTCAACCCGCTCATCGAGTGGAGCGAGGCGGAAGTGTGGGCACATATCCACGCCAACGGCGTGCCCTACAACCGGCTGCACGACCACGGGTACCCGAGTATCGGCTGTGCGCCGTGTACCCGGGCCGTCGTCCCGGGCGACGATATCCGCTCGGGACGCTGGTGGTGGGAGTCACCCGAACACAAAGAGTGCGGACTGCACCGAAAGGAGTAA
- a CDS encoding DUF2061 domain-containing protein, producing the protein MQEKAYRSAVKTLSWRAVGTLDTMVISFLITGSLAMAASIGSIEVFTKMVLYYLHERAWTRVRIGLHRPTGDDYQI; encoded by the coding sequence ATGCAAGAAAAAGCCTATCGGAGTGCGGTGAAAACCCTCTCCTGGCGCGCCGTCGGCACCCTGGACACGATGGTGATCTCGTTCCTGATTACGGGCAGCCTGGCAATGGCCGCCTCCATCGGTTCGATCGAGGTCTTCACGAAAATGGTCCTGTACTACCTGCACGAGCGGGCCTGGACAAGAGTCCGCATCGGTCTGCACCGGCCGACCGGCGACGATTATCAGATTTAG
- the cysK gene encoding cysteine synthase A: MHYANNVTELIGNTPLVKLNNASDETETTLLGKCEFMNPSGSVKDRIGKNMITRALESGLLNKQSVIIEPTSGNTGIALASIAAGLGLKLILTMPSSMSIERRKLLLALGAELELTDPAAGMAGAVARANELAAAIENGVVLQQFENPANPVAHMVTTAEEIWRDTAGKIDIFVAAVGTGGTITGVGSILKAYNPNIEIIAVEPEDSAVLSGGKPGPHKIQGIGAGFVPKVLDTWAYGEVVTVGNDEAMASSRKLARDEGLLVGISSGANVLAARRVAARRENRGKTIVTMLCDTGERYLSTPLYDIAEAE; encoded by the coding sequence ATGCATTACGCAAACAATGTGACGGAACTGATCGGCAACACGCCGCTGGTGAAGCTGAATAACGCTTCGGACGAAACGGAAACGACGCTGCTGGGCAAGTGTGAGTTCATGAACCCTTCCGGGTCGGTCAAGGACCGGATCGGGAAGAACATGATCACGCGGGCGCTGGAGAGCGGCCTTTTGAACAAACAGAGTGTGATCATCGAGCCGACCAGCGGCAATACGGGGATCGCGCTCGCGTCGATCGCGGCGGGGCTGGGGCTGAAGCTGATCCTCACGATGCCGAGTTCCATGAGCATCGAGCGCCGGAAACTGCTCCTAGCACTCGGGGCGGAGCTCGAACTGACCGACCCCGCTGCCGGAATGGCCGGCGCGGTGGCACGGGCCAACGAGCTTGCGGCCGCGATCGAGAACGGGGTGGTGCTACAGCAGTTTGAGAACCCGGCCAATCCGGTCGCGCATATGGTGACGACGGCGGAGGAAATCTGGCGGGATACGGCCGGGAAGATCGATATCTTCGTCGCCGCCGTCGGCACCGGCGGTACGATCACCGGGGTGGGGTCGATCCTCAAGGCATACAACCCGAACATCGAGATCATCGCGGTGGAGCCCGAGGACTCGGCGGTCCTCTCCGGCGGCAAGCCGGGGCCGCACAAAATCCAGGGGATCGGGGCGGGCTTCGTGCCCAAGGTACTCGACACCTGGGCCTACGGCGAGGTAGTGACCGTGGGCAACGACGAGGCCATGGCGTCGTCGCGGAAGCTGGCACGTGACGAAGGGCTGCTCGTGGGCATCTCTTCGGGCGCGAACGTGCTCGCCGCCCGCAGGGTGGCGGCCCGGCGGGAGAACCGGGGAAAGACGATCGTGACGATGCTGTGCGATACGGGCGAGCGCTACCTCTCAACGCCGCTGTACGACATTGCGGAAGCCGAGTAA
- a CDS encoding DUF4395 family protein, translated as MKVYATTPYGSDANQTRVRAAIVAAAVSAYLHTGNAAWLFLTAFDYALLLHVTQWTSPFALGARAATRFIRFARRGADAAEKRFADGIKFGVILGTLGTDLAGYTNAAGLLAGGFAIWTAAEAVDDSCMGCALYRWLKRHEIEVVAL; from the coding sequence ATGAAGGTTTATGCAACGACACCCTACGGCAGCGATGCGAATCAGACCCGAGTACGGGCGGCCATCGTTGCGGCGGCCGTGTCCGCTTACCTGCATACCGGTAATGCGGCATGGCTTTTCCTGACGGCATTTGATTATGCCCTGCTGCTGCATGTTACGCAGTGGACAAGCCCGTTCGCGCTGGGTGCGCGCGCTGCAACGCGATTCATTCGCTTTGCGCGACGCGGGGCCGACGCGGCGGAAAAACGTTTCGCCGACGGAATCAAGTTCGGCGTGATCCTGGGAACGCTCGGTACGGACCTGGCGGGTTACACCAACGCCGCAGGACTGCTCGCCGGCGGGTTCGCGATCTGGACGGCGGCCGAAGCGGTGGATGACAGCTGTATGGGGTGCGCCCTCTACCGCTGGCTGAAACGGCATGAGATCGAGGTCGTGGCGCTGTAG
- a CDS encoding nickel-dependent hydrogenase large subunit, with translation MMTKALIEHIEGEASLYFDTRGDKVTWAEIAFPHFRGMERMLEGRKATDALVLTPRVCGICGHAHLMATVRAIEAAYAEAGHPVELTRKAQSLRELTLVLEMIQNHFKWLYLVILPELEKLGVEGLAPAPLKGAFAAAQATKILALFAGQWPHSSYMIPGGVTCDPTHLERIQAAGLLDELIAFFEKETAGIDLDTLLTFASCREFNPLQSDLGRLEKGLIAAGMHKKGMAYDRFVVLGEHGFTVRARLKHTRPMKADASQVATEAAVCRDETSYARNVRYGKHFYEVGPLARAISADNALIKNMHRRYKDSVYTRVMARVYETALLLQRARKLLEHLELSEPSYIPPVPLERITAAGEGIVEAPRGPLIHRMRLERGIVADYSIITPTQWNLGSSVMSDPAPAQKAMVGAADIAEATFIFRSFDVCSVCTTH, from the coding sequence ATGATGACTAAGGCACTGATTGAACACATCGAGGGGGAGGCTTCCCTCTATTTTGATACCCGCGGGGATAAAGTCACCTGGGCCGAAATCGCTTTCCCGCACTTTCGGGGGATGGAGCGTATGCTGGAAGGGCGGAAGGCGACGGATGCGCTGGTGCTCACGCCGCGCGTCTGCGGCATCTGCGGACACGCCCACCTGATGGCGACCGTCCGGGCCATCGAGGCGGCGTACGCGGAGGCGGGCCATCCGGTCGAGCTGACGCGCAAGGCGCAAAGCCTCCGGGAGCTGACGCTGGTGCTCGAGATGATCCAGAACCACTTCAAATGGCTCTACCTCGTCATCCTGCCCGAACTCGAAAAACTGGGTGTCGAAGGCCTCGCACCGGCGCCGCTCAAGGGGGCATTCGCGGCGGCGCAGGCGACGAAGATCCTGGCGCTCTTCGCCGGGCAGTGGCCCCACAGCTCCTACATGATCCCCGGCGGCGTCACCTGCGACCCGACCCACCTGGAACGCATCCAGGCGGCAGGGCTGCTCGACGAGCTGATCGCCTTCTTCGAGAAAGAGACGGCCGGGATCGACCTGGACACGCTGCTGACTTTTGCCTCCTGCCGGGAATTCAACCCACTGCAGAGCGATCTCGGGCGCCTGGAGAAGGGGCTGATCGCTGCGGGGATGCATAAAAAGGGAATGGCATACGACCGCTTCGTCGTCCTGGGAGAACACGGCTTTACGGTGCGCGCGCGCCTGAAGCACACGCGCCCGATGAAAGCGGATGCATCCCAGGTAGCGACCGAAGCGGCGGTCTGCCGCGATGAGACAAGTTATGCCCGCAATGTCCGTTACGGGAAACATTTTTACGAAGTCGGGCCGCTTGCCCGGGCGATTTCGGCCGATAACGCCCTGATCAAAAACATGCACCGGCGCTACAAGGACAGCGTCTACACGCGTGTAATGGCCAGGGTTTACGAAACGGCCCTGCTGCTGCAGCGCGCGCGAAAGCTTCTGGAGCATCTGGAGCTCTCCGAGCCCTCCTACATACCGCCCGTGCCGCTGGAACGCATCACCGCGGCGGGGGAGGGCATCGTTGAGGCGCCGCGCGGACCCCTGATCCACCGGATGCGCCTGGAGCGGGGGATCGTTGCCGATTACAGTATCATCACCCCTACGCAGTGGAACCTCGGCAGTTCCGTGATGTCCGATCCCGCACCGGCGCAGAAGGCGATGGTCGGCGCCGCGGATATCGCCGAAGCGACCTTCATTTTCCGCAGTTTTGATGTCTGTTCGGTCTGTACGACGCACTGA
- a CDS encoding hydrogenase, whose translation MPSRLYKPTLIWLQGVTCNGNTHSFLNLPYLPQLLERFEVLYHPLLPCTQSLAETAHCKRGCDVLVFEGAFDPEMERAGTTLKQLVGHYAGEAGHVIAAGSCASFGGIFKASAPNRNSGLAFAGEQPDGPLRGRVGKVINLSGCPVHPEWLGYALMSIADGRPVAVDQLGRPTALYRHMAHDGCLRNEYFEWKVDVEQFGRKEGCLFYEHGCRGPLTHASCNRTLWNGVSSKMRVGTPCFGCTEPDFPRRNLFETKTNMSIPEEVPVGVSKRAYLTMTGIAKSFKIKRLEERLIDDD comes from the coding sequence GTGCCCTCAAGACTGTATAAGCCGACGCTGATCTGGCTGCAGGGCGTCACCTGCAACGGCAACACCCACTCCTTTTTGAACCTCCCCTATCTGCCGCAGCTCCTGGAACGTTTCGAGGTGCTCTACCACCCGCTGCTTCCCTGTACCCAGAGCCTGGCGGAGACCGCACACTGCAAACGCGGCTGTGACGTCCTCGTGTTTGAAGGCGCATTCGACCCGGAGATGGAGCGGGCCGGGACGACATTGAAACAGCTGGTGGGGCATTATGCCGGCGAGGCCGGTCACGTCATCGCGGCGGGCAGCTGCGCCAGTTTCGGCGGCATCTTCAAAGCATCGGCGCCGAACCGCAACAGCGGCCTGGCCTTTGCGGGGGAGCAACCCGACGGTCCCCTGCGCGGCAGGGTCGGCAAAGTGATCAACCTCTCGGGCTGCCCCGTGCACCCCGAATGGCTGGGGTATGCACTGATGAGTATCGCGGATGGCCGCCCCGTCGCCGTCGACCAGCTGGGGCGGCCGACGGCGCTCTACCGCCACATGGCACACGACGGGTGTCTGCGCAACGAGTATTTCGAATGGAAAGTGGATGTGGAGCAGTTCGGGCGAAAGGAGGGGTGTCTCTTCTACGAGCACGGCTGCCGCGGCCCGCTGACCCATGCGTCGTGCAATCGCACCCTCTGGAACGGCGTCAGTTCGAAAATGCGCGTCGGCACGCCCTGTTTCGGCTGTACCGAGCCCGATTTCCCGCGCCGCAACCTCTTTGAGACGAAGACGAATATGTCGATTCCCGAAGAGGTGCCGGTCGGGGTCTCCAAGCGGGCCTACCTGACGATGACGGGCATCGCCAAGAGTTTCAAGATCAAACGGCTGGAGGAGCGGCTTATCGATGATGACTAA
- a CDS encoding TetR/AcrR family transcriptional regulator, which produces MSKAERKENIISTALKLFAEKGFYVTTIPDIAAKVGMSVGNFYNYFSSKDILAKELILYISEYLGKHIREINEGEGSAKDKISAIVTFYFTMATERPEMIEYFLRIYLSNREVFGESCEGMVCVSPFITEMMIFFDDGVAGGELRDQDFFSAFGLFMGYLGGMVFLFGEKILPEPLSHYEASIAENIYRALKTV; this is translated from the coding sequence GTGAGCAAAGCAGAACGTAAAGAGAACATTATTTCAACGGCACTGAAGCTGTTTGCGGAGAAGGGTTTTTATGTGACGACCATCCCCGATATCGCCGCGAAAGTCGGGATGAGCGTGGGGAACTTTTACAACTACTTCAGCTCGAAGGATATCCTGGCCAAGGAGCTGATTCTCTATATTTCCGAGTATCTTGGCAAACACATCCGCGAGATCAACGAAGGAGAGGGCAGCGCAAAGGACAAGATCAGCGCGATCGTGACGTTCTATTTCACGATGGCGACCGAACGCCCGGAGATGATCGAGTATTTCCTGCGGATCTACCTCTCTAACCGCGAGGTATTCGGAGAGTCGTGCGAAGGGATGGTTTGCGTCTCGCCTTTTATTACGGAGATGATGATCTTCTTTGACGACGGCGTCGCCGGGGGCGAACTCCGCGACCAGGACTTCTTCAGCGCTTTCGGTCTCTTTATGGGCTACCTCGGGGGGATGGTCTTCCTTTTCGGCGAAAAGATCCTCCCCGAGCCGTTGAGCCACTACGAGGCCTCCATCGCGGAGAATATCTACCGTGCCCTCAAGACTGTATAA
- the hisF gene encoding imidazole glycerol phosphate synthase subunit HisF, with protein MDYFAKRIIPCLDVKDGRVVKGVNFVGLKDAGDPVEIAKRYNEEGADELTFLDITASHEERDTIVHIVEQVAKEVFIPLTVGGGIRKLDDIYKLLNVGCDKVSVNSAAVKRPDLINEGAKRFGSQCIVVAIDVKKTGDRYHVYLNGGRIDTGIDAVEWAKEAVDRGAGEILLTSMDTDGTKAGFDIPITEQISSLVNVPVIASGGAGTMGHIKEAFEHGADAALAASIFHFKEIDIMELKHYLQDNGIPVRL; from the coding sequence ATGGACTATTTCGCCAAACGTATCATCCCCTGCCTCGACGTCAAGGACGGCCGCGTCGTCAAAGGGGTCAACTTCGTCGGACTCAAAGACGCGGGCGACCCGGTGGAGATCGCCAAACGCTACAACGAAGAGGGGGCGGACGAACTGACCTTCCTCGACATCACCGCGTCGCACGAAGAGCGTGACACCATCGTCCATATCGTCGAACAGGTCGCCAAAGAGGTCTTCATCCCGCTGACCGTCGGCGGGGGGATCCGGAAACTCGACGACATCTACAAGCTGCTCAACGTCGGCTGTGACAAGGTGAGCGTCAACTCCGCCGCAGTCAAACGCCCCGACCTCATCAACGAAGGGGCCAAGCGGTTCGGTTCGCAGTGCATCGTCGTCGCGATCGACGTGAAAAAGACGGGCGACCGCTACCACGTCTACCTCAACGGCGGCCGGATCGATACGGGCATCGACGCCGTAGAATGGGCCAAAGAGGCCGTCGACCGGGGTGCCGGAGAGATCCTCCTCACCTCCATGGACACCGACGGTACCAAGGCGGGCTTCGACATCCCCATCACCGAGCAGATCAGCTCCCTCGTCAACGTGCCGGTCATCGCCAGCGGCGGTGCGGGGACGATGGGCCATATCAAAGAGGCCTTCGAGCACGGTGCGGACGCGGCCCTGGCGGCAAGTATCTTCCACTTCAAAGAGATCGACATCATGGAGCTCAAACACTATCTCCAGGATAACGGCATCCCGGTACGGCTCTGA
- a CDS encoding DUF2164 domain-containing protein, protein MSEIITFSPEEKAVMVEKMKAYFARELDQEIGGFDAEFLLDFFAEEIGVYFYNRGLNDALDEMRVRIDTIADDVGYTLEKNSHS, encoded by the coding sequence ATGTCCGAGATCATTACCTTCTCCCCGGAAGAGAAGGCGGTTATGGTCGAAAAGATGAAAGCCTATTTTGCACGTGAACTCGACCAGGAGATCGGCGGCTTCGACGCGGAGTTTCTGCTGGACTTTTTTGCCGAAGAGATAGGCGTTTATTTTTATAACAGGGGTTTGAACGACGCTCTGGATGAGATGAGGGTTCGGATCGATACGATCGCCGACGATGTCGGCTATACCCTTGAAAAAAATTCACATTCATAA
- a CDS encoding purine-nucleoside phosphorylase, with product MIICAGNNETFDFATPMGVGLIETTMNITRLCLFDKPEFLLFVGTAGSYGEQKIFDIVESKTAANIELAFLQNKAYTPIDNVVSTNTEGTKEIIVNSSNYITTDPELAKGFLRFGIGIENMEFFAVLRVAQEFGIPAGGVFCVTNYCNADAHSDFVANHEQAKALLGDHVKRRIKELTA from the coding sequence ATGATCATCTGTGCCGGTAATAACGAGACCTTCGACTTTGCGACCCCGATGGGTGTCGGTCTGATCGAGACCACCATGAACATCACCCGCCTCTGCCTCTTCGACAAGCCGGAGTTCCTGCTTTTTGTCGGGACGGCCGGCAGTTACGGTGAGCAGAAAATCTTCGATATCGTCGAATCGAAAACGGCCGCGAACATCGAACTCGCCTTTTTGCAGAACAAAGCCTATACCCCCATCGACAATGTCGTCTCGACCAATACGGAGGGGACCAAAGAGATCATCGTCAACTCCAGCAACTATATCACGACCGACCCCGAACTTGCCAAAGGCTTTCTGCGCTTCGGTATCGGCATTGAAAACATGGAGTTCTTCGCCGTGCTGCGCGTCGCGCAGGAGTTCGGCATCCCCGCCGGCGGCGTCTTCTGCGTCACCAACTACTGCAACGCCGACGCCCATAGCGATTTTGTCGCGAACCATGAACAGGCCAAGGCACTGCTGGGCGACCATGTCAAACGCCGTATCAAGGAGTTGACAGCATGA
- the rlmN gene encoding 23S rRNA (adenine(2503)-C(2))-methyltransferase RlmN, giving the protein MSTPKPTIMDLTKEELAQAVKPAFRAKQIYGWIYHSFVDSFDEMANIPKALREELNERYLLNPLKILRKEESADGTIKYLFELPDGKTVETVWLKMKEAQYNDDGSLAQEAKHTVCVSTQVGCKVGCSFCLTAKGGFTRDLTPGEIVAQVLSVKKDNDHAANRRVNIVYMGMGEPLDNLDNLAKAIRILKDEDGLSISGKRQTVSTSGISTRIDKLGQMDLGVHIAISLHAVDDELRTELIPMNKAYNIASIMDAVRRFPIDTRKRVMFEYLVIKGKNDDIASAKKLIKLLHGIKAKVNLIYFNPYPGSDYQRPEREDMVKFQQYLIDHGQLCTIRDSKGIDISAACGQLKEKTNEEKVKI; this is encoded by the coding sequence ATGAGCACACCGAAACCGACCATCATGGACCTCACCAAAGAGGAGCTTGCCCAGGCCGTCAAGCCCGCCTTCCGCGCCAAGCAGATCTACGGCTGGATCTACCACAGCTTCGTCGACAGTTTCGACGAGATGGCCAATATCCCCAAGGCACTGCGCGAAGAGCTGAACGAGCGCTACCTTCTCAACCCGCTCAAGATCCTGCGCAAGGAAGAGTCCGCCGACGGGACGATCAAGTACCTCTTCGAACTTCCCGACGGCAAAACGGTCGAAACCGTCTGGCTGAAGATGAAAGAGGCCCAGTACAACGACGACGGCTCCCTCGCCCAGGAGGCCAAACACACGGTCTGCGTCTCCACCCAGGTCGGATGCAAGGTCGGCTGCAGCTTCTGTCTGACGGCCAAGGGGGGCTTCACCCGCGACCTTACCCCCGGCGAGATCGTCGCCCAGGTCCTCTCCGTCAAAAAGGACAACGACCATGCGGCGAACCGCCGAGTCAACATTGTCTATATGGGAATGGGGGAACCGCTGGACAACCTCGACAACCTCGCCAAGGCGATCCGCATCCTAAAGGACGAAGACGGTCTCTCTATCTCGGGCAAGCGCCAGACAGTCTCCACCAGCGGCATCAGCACCCGCATCGACAAACTGGGGCAGATGGACCTCGGCGTGCACATTGCCATCAGTCTCCACGCCGTCGACGACGAGCTGCGAACGGAGCTCATCCCGATGAACAAGGCGTACAATATCGCCTCCATCATGGATGCCGTGCGCCGCTTCCCCATCGATACGCGCAAACGCGTCATGTTCGAATACCTCGTCATCAAGGGAAAAAACGACGACATCGCCTCGGCGAAGAAGCTCATTAAGCTGCTGCACGGCATCAAGGCAAAGGTCAACCTGATCTACTTCAACCCCTACCCCGGCAGCGACTACCAGCGCCCCGAGCGCGAAGATATGGTGAAGTTCCAGCAGTACCTGATCGACCACGGACAGCTCTGTACTATCCGCGACTCGAAAGGGATCGACATCAGCGCGGCCTGCGGGCAGCTCAAAGAGAAAACAAATGAAGAGAAGGTGAAGATATGA